One Tripterygium wilfordii isolate XIE 37 chromosome 10, ASM1340144v1, whole genome shotgun sequence DNA segment encodes these proteins:
- the LOC120007251 gene encoding transcription factor UPBEAT1-like, translating into MGISSTNPLLVSLNLKGRSVDGNNKEIISKALETQARRRWQMRVATKKRPSTRRSMLMKRRAARLDGLRRPRNGVRKRVRTLKKLIPNSSNEFNGLGGLFGETAAYILSLQMRVKVMQILVQTLSTTGSGDQ; encoded by the coding sequence ATGGGAATTAGTTCCACAAATCCTCTTCTTGTGTCCCTTAACTTGAAGGGTAGAAGTGTTGATGGAAACAATAAGGAAATCATAAGCAAGGCTTTGGAAACACAAGCAAGGAGAAGGTGGCAAATGAGGGTCGCGACAAAGAAGAGGCCTAGTACTAGGAGAAGCATGTTGATGAAGAGAAGGGCGGCGCGTCTAGATGGACTGAGAAGGCCGCGAAACGGTGTCAGAAAAAGGGTCAGAACCTTGAAGAAGCTAATACCAAACAGTAGTAATGAATTCAATGGTTTGGGAGGGTTATTCGGAGAGACAGCTGCTTACATATTATCTCTCCAAATGAGAGTTAAAGTCATGCAGATTTTGGTTCAGACATTGAGTACTACAGGATCTGGTGATCAGTGA